The Desulfohalovibrio reitneri genome contains a region encoding:
- a CDS encoding PIG-L deacetylase family protein, translated as MRVLVAAAHPDDEVLGCGATMARLAAQGHEVRTLICSGGVASRFDAPPQDLAERLAAQRNCARDAAGELGVEAPLFLDFPDNQFDSRPLLELVKAVSEVIDDYAPDSVFTHHGGDLNVDHSALFRAVLTAARPMRGCPVKDIYSFEVPSSTEWSFGKVERPFVPSVYFDAGETLEAKVRAMARYEAEARPHPHPRSPEALRALALRRGSETGLDAAEAFELIRSVR; from the coding sequence ATGAGAGTGCTTGTTGCGGCCGCCCACCCTGATGACGAAGTGCTGGGCTGCGGCGCGACCATGGCCAGACTGGCCGCGCAGGGGCACGAGGTGCGGACGCTTATCTGCAGCGGCGGCGTGGCCTCGCGCTTTGACGCCCCGCCTCAGGACTTGGCCGAACGCCTGGCGGCGCAACGCAATTGCGCCAGGGACGCCGCTGGTGAACTTGGCGTGGAAGCCCCGCTTTTTCTGGACTTTCCCGACAACCAGTTCGACAGCAGGCCCCTGCTCGAACTGGTCAAGGCCGTGTCCGAGGTCATCGACGACTACGCGCCGGATTCGGTCTTCACCCACCACGGCGGGGACCTGAACGTGGACCACTCGGCCCTGTTCCGGGCCGTGCTCACGGCCGCCCGCCCCATGCGGGGCTGCCCGGTGAAGGACATCTACAGCTTCGAGGTGCCGTCCTCCACGGAATGGAGCTTCGGCAAGGTGGAACGGCCTTTCGTGCCCTCGGTGTACTTCGACGCCGGGGAGACGCTGGAGGCCAAGGTGCGCGCCATGGCCCGCTACGAGGCCGAGGCGCGTCCCCATCCTCATCCCCGCTCGCCCGAGGCGCTGCGCGCTTTGGCCCTGCGCCGGGGGAGCGAGACAGGGCTGGACGCGGCCGAGGCCTTTGAACTGATCCGCTCCGTGCGCTGA
- the pseI gene encoding pseudaminic acid synthase produces the protein MTATMNISGRSIGQDSPVYLIAEMSANHGRDFDRALAILRAAKEAGADAVKLQTYTPDTMTLDCDAEPFRIKGTIWEGRNLHDLYGEAYTPWEWQPKLKKAADDLGLDLFSTPFDATAVDFLEDMGAPAHKVASFEVVDIPLLRKIGATGKPVIMSTGMATLGEIDEAVRTLRGAGCGELALLKCSSAYPAPASDMNLRTIPHLGQAFGAVPGLSDHTLGTEAAVAAVALGARIVEKHFTLSRSDGGPDAAFSLEPEEFASMARAVRNVEQALGAVCYDLTDKQRASAAFRRSLWVAEDIAEGEVLTEKNIRCLRPAGGMHPRHLEEMLGRRASRGLKKGEPLDMTMAASPPNG, from the coding sequence ATGACCGCCACCATGAACATTTCCGGCCGCAGTATCGGGCAAGACAGTCCCGTGTATCTCATCGCCGAGATGAGCGCCAACCACGGGCGGGATTTCGACCGCGCCCTGGCCATCCTGCGCGCGGCCAAGGAGGCCGGGGCGGATGCCGTGAAGCTGCAGACCTACACCCCGGACACCATGACCCTGGACTGCGACGCCGAGCCGTTCCGTATCAAGGGCACCATCTGGGAAGGCAGGAACCTGCACGACCTCTACGGCGAGGCGTATACCCCCTGGGAATGGCAGCCTAAATTAAAGAAAGCCGCGGACGATCTGGGCCTGGACCTGTTCTCCACGCCCTTTGATGCCACAGCGGTGGATTTTCTGGAGGATATGGGAGCGCCCGCGCACAAGGTGGCTTCCTTTGAAGTGGTGGACATCCCTTTGCTGCGTAAGATAGGCGCCACTGGCAAGCCGGTTATCATGTCCACGGGCATGGCCACGCTGGGGGAAATCGACGAGGCGGTGCGTACCCTGCGCGGAGCCGGTTGCGGGGAACTGGCCCTGCTCAAGTGCTCCAGCGCCTACCCGGCCCCGGCCTCGGACATGAACCTGCGAACCATTCCCCACTTGGGCCAGGCCTTCGGCGCGGTGCCCGGGCTTTCCGACCACACCCTGGGCACCGAGGCGGCCGTGGCGGCCGTGGCCCTGGGGGCGCGCATCGTGGAGAAGCATTTCACCCTTTCCAGGTCCGACGGCGGGCCGGACGCCGCCTTCAGCCTGGAGCCGGAGGAGTTCGCGTCCATGGCGCGGGCGGTGCGCAACGTGGAGCAGGCGCTGGGCGCGGTCTGCTACGACCTCACGGACAAGCAGCGGGCCTCTGCGGCCTTCCGCCGCTCGCTGTGGGTGGCCGAGGACATCGCCGAAGGGGAGGTTCTTACGGAAAAGAATATCCGCTGCCTGCGCCCGGCCGGCGGCATGCACCCCAGGCACCTGGAAGAGATGCTTGGCAGGCGCGCCTCGCGCGGCCTGAAAAAAGGCGAGCCGCTGGATATGACCATGGCCGCCTCGCCGCCCAATGGATAA
- a CDS encoding class I SAM-dependent methyltransferase — MERHRMECLERLMEEFEQRNFMAFKSVSANRERNKQTFDELGGRMAAWAEHHLGDDWIATLCDGYKFFTTNANRHQTLYERDGRYANTDFASVHECTYDDPCFMRNYHWGVYLTTVFWEHHLHIYELYRDAFLPRLEEESGHILELGCGSGIWGLLALERLPGWSLTGVDISRTSAEQAQTFSAKSGLEGRAQYVVGDALTYVPREPGDACVSCFLAEHLEQPRVLFERVAAALKEGGHAFMTVALTAAEVDHIFEMRRESEPVLMAEDAGLRLVNAFSASPRNYPRERSFLPRSMALVLQKRGNEIW; from the coding sequence TTGGAACGACATCGCATGGAATGCCTCGAACGACTCATGGAGGAGTTCGAGCAACGCAACTTCATGGCCTTCAAGTCCGTCTCCGCCAACCGCGAGCGGAACAAGCAAACGTTCGACGAACTGGGGGGGCGCATGGCGGCCTGGGCAGAGCACCACCTCGGCGACGACTGGATCGCGACGCTGTGCGACGGCTACAAGTTCTTCACCACCAACGCCAATCGCCACCAGACGCTGTATGAACGGGACGGAAGGTACGCCAACACCGATTTCGCCTCCGTCCATGAGTGCACCTATGACGACCCCTGCTTCATGCGCAACTATCACTGGGGGGTCTATCTGACCACGGTTTTCTGGGAACACCACCTGCACATCTACGAGCTGTACCGGGACGCCTTCCTGCCCCGCCTTGAGGAAGAAAGCGGGCACATCCTCGAACTCGGATGCGGCTCGGGCATCTGGGGTCTGCTCGCCCTGGAGCGGCTCCCTGGCTGGAGCCTGACAGGCGTGGACATCAGCCGGACCTCGGCTGAGCAGGCGCAAACCTTCTCCGCCAAGAGCGGATTGGAAGGGCGGGCGCAATACGTGGTGGGCGACGCTCTGACCTACGTGCCCCGCGAACCCGGGGACGCCTGCGTTTCCTGCTTTCTGGCGGAGCACCTGGAGCAGCCGCGGGTGCTTTTCGAGAGAGTCGCCGCGGCATTGAAAGAGGGCGGGCACGCCTTCATGACTGTGGCCCTGACTGCTGCCGAAGTGGACCACATTTTCGAAATGCGAAGGGAATCCGAGCCCGTCCTGATGGCGGAAGATGCCGGTTTGCGGCTGGTCAACGCCTTCTCCGCCTCGCCGCGGAACTACCCGCGGGAGAGGTCGTTTTTGCCCAGGTCCATGGCCCTGGTTTTGCAAAAGCGGGGCAACGAAATCTGGTAA
- a CDS encoding sulfotransferase, protein MLEKQIIRKSIAYLDAKLANALGRHNRASRWLRSVYANVPNFRMRPDNDSRPLVFCLLPRSGGTMLLRLVDSHPDINTVPVTMAGFLSHTAYPDYRKDNDIVSRLDLSRFNYFGLTKEASNCAQAEVPVQFDPRWFAKALAQCQYTGNVRQYYNNVLSAFFFAWRNNVYRRKASLTAVHTTITGMEQFGTKLANFESCYKDAKLVFVSRDFYDWVNSMVNINSGFTIEKFDELHDLYLGAHEEIMRRREAMGDSLVLLQYERLVQSYDSAVHDFAQSLGLRFDSALMETTLNGIPVYQNSSFATTKLSSRPDPQSIGKGKHLKEQFQDRVDDERLERIDRFMREHSAG, encoded by the coding sequence ATGCTCGAAAAACAAATCATTCGAAAGTCCATCGCCTACCTGGACGCTAAGCTGGCGAACGCCTTGGGCAGGCACAACCGTGCTTCCCGTTGGCTCCGATCGGTGTACGCCAATGTCCCCAACTTCCGCATGCGTCCGGATAATGATTCCAGGCCCTTGGTGTTCTGTTTGCTGCCCCGCTCTGGCGGCACCATGCTCCTGCGCCTGGTGGACTCGCACCCGGACATCAACACGGTTCCGGTGACAATGGCGGGTTTCCTCAGCCACACCGCCTACCCGGACTACCGCAAGGACAACGACATTGTTTCCCGGCTGGACCTCTCCAGGTTCAACTATTTCGGCTTGACCAAGGAGGCGTCGAATTGCGCCCAGGCCGAGGTCCCGGTCCAATTCGACCCCAGGTGGTTCGCCAAGGCGTTGGCCCAATGCCAATACACCGGGAATGTGAGGCAATACTACAACAATGTATTAAGCGCCTTCTTTTTCGCCTGGCGTAACAACGTCTACAGGCGGAAGGCGTCCTTGACCGCCGTCCACACCACCATAACGGGCATGGAGCAATTCGGGACCAAGCTGGCCAATTTCGAATCCTGCTACAAGGACGCCAAGCTCGTTTTCGTGTCCAGGGACTTCTACGATTGGGTCAACTCCATGGTGAACATCAACAGCGGCTTCACCATCGAGAAGTTCGACGAACTCCACGACCTCTACCTCGGGGCGCACGAGGAGATCATGCGCCGGCGGGAAGCCATGGGGGACTCATTGGTGCTTCTGCAATACGAGCGCCTTGTCCAGTCCTACGACTCGGCGGTCCACGACTTCGCCCAGAGCCTGGGGCTGCGGTTCGACTCCGCCCTCATGGAGACCACCCTCAACGGCATTCCGGTTTACCAGAACTCGTCCTTCGCCACGACCAAGCTGTCCTCGCGCCCCGACCCGCAGAGCATCGGGAAGGGGAAGCATCTGAAGGAACAATTCCAGGACCGCGTGGATGATGAACGGCTTGAACGCATCGACCGGTTCATGCGGGAGCATTCGGCCGGATGA
- a CDS encoding aminotransferase class III-fold pyridoxal phosphate-dependent enzyme, whose amino-acid sequence MKDISKSLNHLRRVKERIPGVSQLLSKRPDRFSEGVWPGYFSRAAGTRVWDLDGNEYLDMSIGGIGATVLGYADPDVDGAVRDAIGNGVASSLNCPEELELADLLCELHPWADMARFGRCGGEAMAMAVRIARAKTGRDVVAFCGYHGWHDWYLAANIGSGDALSGHLQAGLDPLGVPAALAGTAHPFAYNDLEALAAIVEQHGANLAAVVMEPTRGAEPAPGFLPGVRELADSCGAVLILDEISAGFRLTTGGAHLLYGLTPDMAVFSKALGNGYPISAVIGRGEVMDAARYCFISSTNWTERTGPAAALATIGKFRRMDAASHLMRLGQAVQEGLRELAAKHGLPMDVGGMKPMTHFSFKDGDPHALKALFVQEMLDRDILASTLCYMMHAHTMDDVGAYLQAADEALAVVAEARAAGDAEGRLRGASSVAGFKRMA is encoded by the coding sequence ATGAAGGACATCTCCAAGAGCCTGAACCACCTGCGCCGCGTCAAAGAGCGCATCCCGGGCGTGAGCCAGCTTCTGTCCAAGCGGCCTGACCGTTTTTCAGAAGGGGTCTGGCCCGGCTACTTTTCCCGCGCTGCCGGGACCCGCGTCTGGGACCTGGACGGCAACGAGTACCTGGACATGTCCATCGGCGGCATTGGCGCCACAGTGCTGGGTTACGCCGACCCGGATGTGGACGGGGCTGTGCGGGATGCCATCGGCAACGGCGTGGCCAGCTCGCTCAACTGCCCTGAGGAGTTGGAACTGGCGGACCTGCTCTGCGAGTTGCACCCGTGGGCGGACATGGCCCGTTTCGGCCGATGCGGGGGGGAGGCCATGGCCATGGCCGTGCGCATCGCCCGCGCCAAAACGGGGCGCGACGTGGTCGCCTTCTGCGGCTACCACGGCTGGCACGACTGGTACCTGGCGGCCAACATCGGTTCCGGGGACGCGCTCTCCGGTCACCTGCAGGCCGGGCTGGACCCATTGGGCGTGCCCGCCGCCCTGGCCGGAACCGCGCACCCCTTCGCCTACAACGACCTCGAGGCCCTGGCGGCCATCGTTGAACAACACGGCGCGAACCTGGCCGCCGTGGTCATGGAGCCCACGCGCGGCGCGGAGCCAGCGCCCGGCTTTCTGCCCGGCGTGCGGGAGCTTGCCGACTCCTGCGGGGCGGTGCTCATCCTCGACGAGATTTCCGCTGGCTTCCGCCTGACCACGGGCGGAGCGCACCTGCTGTACGGGCTCACTCCGGACATGGCCGTGTTCTCCAAGGCGTTGGGCAACGGCTACCCAATTTCCGCTGTCATCGGGCGGGGCGAGGTCATGGACGCTGCCCGGTACTGCTTCATCAGCTCTACCAACTGGACCGAGCGCACCGGTCCGGCCGCCGCCCTGGCCACGATAGGCAAGTTCCGCCGGATGGACGCGGCGAGCCACCTGATGCGGCTGGGGCAGGCAGTGCAGGAGGGGCTGCGCGAATTGGCGGCCAAACACGGCCTGCCCATGGACGTGGGGGGTATGAAGCCCATGACCCACTTTTCCTTCAAGGACGGCGACCCCCACGCACTCAAGGCGCTCTTCGTGCAGGAGATGCTGGACCGGGACATCCTCGCCTCCACGCTGTGCTACATGATGCATGCCCATACCATGGACGACGTGGGCGCCTATCTGCAGGCCGCGGACGAGGCCCTGGCCGTGGTGGCCGAGGCCCGGGCCGCGGGCGACGCCGAGGGCCGCCTGCGCGGCGCGTCCAGCGTGGCCGGTTTCAAGCGCATGGCCTGA
- a CDS encoding Gfo/Idh/MocA family protein gives MIQDTGPDLRVAVIGCGSIGGRHAANFSTTGRCRVAVCDADADRARHVADRSGAGLLPGMEELASWRPHGVVVAVPNHLHLSVARLAVDAGAHVFIEKPLSNSLEGVDGFLRYAEEAGKQVFVGCNMRFHPAVAALAEHLPAVGRPLHARAHYGNYLPNMRPGADYRDLYCAHRDQGGGVILDAIHEIDYLSWLFGRVGSISCEAERLSGLDMDVEDYAHMVLRHESGAVSSLQLDYLRPCKRRGCEIVGTEGMLLWESEGKAPEVCSVRLYTTARKAWETVLETDSLDMNAPFAALADHFLDAIEGRSPGGSPLLTGREAEVELAAALEALRQGEASMRAKQPAGQP, from the coding sequence ATGATCCAGGACACCGGACCCGACCTTCGCGTGGCCGTCATCGGCTGCGGTTCCATCGGCGGCCGCCACGCCGCCAACTTCTCGACTACCGGGCGTTGCCGGGTGGCGGTTTGCGACGCGGACGCGGACCGGGCGCGACACGTGGCGGACCGTTCCGGCGCCGGTCTGCTGCCGGGGATGGAAGAGCTGGCCTCCTGGCGGCCGCACGGAGTGGTGGTGGCGGTGCCCAACCACCTGCACCTGTCTGTGGCCCGCCTGGCCGTGGACGCGGGGGCGCACGTTTTCATCGAAAAGCCCCTGTCCAATTCCCTGGAAGGGGTGGACGGATTCCTGCGATATGCGGAAGAGGCGGGGAAACAGGTCTTCGTGGGCTGCAACATGCGCTTCCACCCGGCGGTGGCCGCCCTGGCCGAGCACCTGCCCGCTGTGGGCCGCCCTCTGCACGCCCGGGCGCACTACGGCAACTACCTGCCAAACATGCGTCCCGGCGCGGACTACCGCGACCTGTACTGCGCCCACCGCGACCAGGGAGGCGGGGTCATCCTCGACGCCATCCACGAGATCGACTACCTCTCCTGGCTGTTCGGCCGGGTGGGCTCGATTTCCTGCGAGGCGGAACGGCTCTCCGGCCTGGACATGGACGTGGAGGACTACGCGCACATGGTTCTGCGCCACGAATCAGGAGCGGTTTCCAGCCTGCAACTGGACTATCTGCGCCCCTGCAAGCGCCGCGGCTGCGAGATCGTGGGAACGGAGGGCATGCTGCTGTGGGAGAGCGAGGGCAAGGCTCCTGAGGTCTGCTCCGTGCGGCTGTACACAACGGCCAGGAAGGCCTGGGAGACAGTGCTGGAGACCGACTCCCTGGACATGAACGCGCCGTTCGCAGCCTTGGCCGACCATTTTCTCGATGCCATCGAGGGCCGCTCTCCGGGCGGGTCACCCCTGCTCACGGGCCGCGAGGCGGAAGTGGAGCTTGCCGCTGCCCTGGAGGCGCTGCGCCAGGGCGAGGCCTCCATGCGCGCCAAACAACCGGCGGGACAGCCATGA
- a CDS encoding HAD-IIIC family phosphatase, producing the protein MYPSMHEMEAQLANLDTSALQPLRVQVLRNVMVEPIAPYMRYLTCQSGYDLNLGFGEFDNVFQEAVGGAPALREEGLDAVMLFTRLEGLSWDLARNFPALSEQAVDEEVRRLGDFFSAVIQGLRAQTDAMILWCGMEPPVHPALGIADAQNGTGQSAAVEKVNQALRKALSATSNAYCLDMGNCLARVGANRFYDQRFWHIGRAPYTREALGEIAHESLKFFRALKGKNKKCLILDCDNTLWGGIVGEDGLAGIKLARTHPGSAFHEFQQEILGLANRGIILALCSKNNEDDVWEVFDNHPDMVLKREHIAAWRINWQDKAANIRELARDLSIGLDSMVFVDDSPFEAELVRTELPEVEVVHLPKEKPIEYRDMLAACGLFDTLTLTAEDKKRGAMYRAEACRRRASSQATNMIDFYRSLEMEVEIGLADEFTIPRIAQQTQKTNQFNLTTRRYSERDIERLAKADDSDVMWMRVMDRFGDSGIVGSCILRYAEYRAEFDSFLLSCRVLGRDVERVFLAHALMRARDQGASFAEGVWLKTAKNSQVKTFFSDNGFTEDTEHSSAEERYFHLPLDGYSPPDFDHFKSITSYIPEG; encoded by the coding sequence ATGTACCCGTCGATGCACGAGATGGAAGCACAGTTGGCGAACCTGGACACATCGGCCCTGCAGCCGTTGCGCGTCCAGGTATTGCGCAACGTCATGGTTGAGCCCATTGCGCCCTACATGCGCTATCTGACCTGCCAATCCGGCTACGATCTCAATCTGGGCTTCGGGGAGTTCGACAACGTCTTTCAGGAAGCGGTCGGCGGCGCGCCGGCGCTGCGTGAGGAAGGGCTGGACGCTGTCATGCTCTTCACACGTCTGGAAGGGCTGTCCTGGGACTTGGCCAGGAATTTTCCCGCGCTGTCCGAACAGGCTGTGGATGAGGAAGTGCGGCGTCTCGGTGATTTCTTTTCCGCCGTGATCCAGGGGCTCCGCGCCCAGACCGACGCCATGATCCTGTGGTGCGGCATGGAGCCGCCCGTCCACCCGGCTCTGGGCATCGCCGACGCACAGAACGGAACGGGACAGTCCGCAGCCGTGGAAAAGGTCAACCAAGCCCTTCGAAAGGCGCTGTCCGCAACCTCCAACGCCTATTGCCTCGACATGGGCAACTGCTTGGCGCGCGTGGGCGCCAATCGCTTCTATGACCAGCGGTTCTGGCACATCGGCCGCGCGCCCTACACGCGGGAGGCGCTCGGCGAAATTGCCCACGAGAGTCTCAAGTTTTTCCGTGCCCTGAAGGGGAAGAACAAGAAGTGCCTGATTCTGGACTGCGACAACACCCTGTGGGGCGGCATCGTGGGCGAGGACGGCCTCGCGGGCATCAAGCTCGCCAGGACGCACCCCGGCTCGGCCTTCCACGAGTTCCAGCAGGAGATTTTGGGCCTGGCCAACCGGGGGATAATCCTGGCCTTGTGCAGCAAGAACAACGAGGATGACGTGTGGGAGGTTTTCGACAACCACCCGGACATGGTGCTCAAACGAGAGCATATCGCGGCCTGGCGGATCAACTGGCAGGACAAGGCGGCCAACATCCGCGAGCTGGCCCGCGACCTCAGCATCGGCCTGGACAGCATGGTTTTCGTGGATGACAGTCCATTCGAGGCCGAGCTGGTACGGACGGAACTGCCCGAGGTAGAAGTCGTCCATCTGCCCAAGGAAAAGCCCATCGAATACCGCGACATGCTCGCCGCGTGCGGCCTGTTCGATACCTTGACCCTCACCGCAGAGGACAAGAAACGCGGCGCCATGTACCGCGCAGAGGCGTGCCGCCGCCGGGCAAGCTCTCAGGCCACGAACATGATCGATTTCTATCGTTCCCTGGAGATGGAGGTGGAAATCGGCTTGGCTGACGAATTCACCATTCCGCGCATAGCCCAGCAAACGCAGAAAACCAACCAGTTCAACCTGACCACCCGTCGCTACAGTGAGCGGGACATCGAGCGGCTGGCCAAGGCGGACGACAGCGACGTGATGTGGATGCGGGTCATGGACCGTTTCGGCGATTCCGGCATCGTGGGCAGCTGCATCCTGCGGTACGCCGAATACCGCGCCGAGTTCGACTCGTTTCTGCTGTCCTGCAGGGTACTCGGCAGGGACGTGGAGCGGGTCTTCCTGGCCCACGCGCTCATGAGGGCCAGGGATCAGGGGGCTTCTTTCGCGGAAGGGGTCTGGCTCAAGACAGCCAAGAACAGCCAAGTGAAGACATTTTTCTCGGACAATGGTTTCACCGAGGACACCGAGCACAGCAGCGCCGAGGAGCGGTACTTCCACCTGCCCCTGGATGGCTACTCCCCACCCGACTTCGACCATTTCAAGAGCATAACCAGCTACATTCCGGAAGGATAA
- the pseG gene encoding UDP-2,4-diacetamido-2,4,6-trideoxy-beta-L-altropyranose hydrolase: MTATPLLCIRADAGPDIGAGHVMRCLALAQAWQARGGEAVFVGRIASDRLAARIEYEGFAHMPHAPGSEAEDIRATLEMLDGAASGAAWLALDGYGFGPSWQDALRETPHRLLVLDDTASLEAYAADVVLNQNIFARQGDYPAPPATLVLAGLRFALLREEFTALPCRPAEPEAATEILVTMGAGDPDNVTATVLEGLARAGSSLRVTVVAGPANPHRAELERMLAQGPLRGEVITADADMADRMRRAHLCVSAAGSTCWELACVGAPSLLITVADNQRGIAAGLAEAGAALDLGGHADLTPERVAEALSPLLGDAAARTAMSSSARHLVDGKGAERVAGLMAAMSGARFSVTRHLRPVRPDDARALWRLANDPDLRANSFSPEPIPWEDHQGWFARKMASPDTRIHLLEIHGVPAGFIRHDLEGGQAVIDYCVAPAFRGLRLGERLLTARAAEVCRDLGAKGITGAVRTNNAPSLRCFQRAGFDRGATETVDGVEYVRFRLSRPEELDYVVVSSRPWNRPVFDHLARHLPGRWHYVERREDLTPGTLERIKPRYIFFLHWSWIVDEAVTSNHECVCFHMTDVPYGRGGSPLQNLIVRDHAGTMLTALRMERGLDTGPVYAKLPLDLAGPARAIYERASWLAADIVARMVAVQPRPEPQQGEPEVFSRRTPEQSELPPDATPRAVYDHIRMLDADGYPRAFARHGRLRFEFEKARIRKGEVVARVSITSRNQEGEA, encoded by the coding sequence ATGACCGCGACACCGCTTCTGTGCATCCGAGCCGACGCCGGTCCCGACATCGGGGCGGGGCATGTCATGCGCTGCCTGGCCCTCGCCCAGGCCTGGCAGGCCCGGGGCGGCGAGGCGGTCTTCGTGGGGCGCATCGCCTCGGACCGGCTGGCCGCCCGGATCGAGTACGAGGGCTTCGCCCACATGCCCCATGCGCCGGGAAGTGAAGCCGAGGACATCCGGGCAACCCTGGAGATGCTGGACGGGGCTGCTTCCGGAGCCGCCTGGCTGGCGCTGGACGGCTACGGTTTCGGTCCCTCCTGGCAGGACGCCCTGCGCGAAACCCCGCACCGCCTGCTTGTGTTGGATGACACAGCCTCCCTTGAGGCCTACGCGGCGGACGTGGTGCTCAACCAGAACATTTTCGCACGGCAAGGCGACTACCCGGCCCCGCCCGCCACTCTGGTGCTTGCCGGGTTGCGCTTCGCGCTGCTGCGCGAAGAGTTCACCGCGCTCCCGTGCCGCCCAGCGGAGCCGGAGGCCGCCACGGAGATTCTTGTCACCATGGGCGCCGGCGACCCGGACAATGTCACCGCCACGGTGCTCGAGGGGTTGGCCCGGGCCGGGTCAAGCCTCCGCGTGACCGTAGTGGCCGGACCGGCCAACCCGCACCGGGCGGAACTGGAGCGAATGCTCGCCCAGGGACCGCTGCGGGGCGAGGTGATCACAGCTGACGCGGACATGGCCGATCGCATGCGAAGGGCGCACCTGTGTGTTTCCGCCGCCGGGTCCACCTGCTGGGAGCTCGCCTGCGTGGGCGCGCCCAGCCTGCTGATCACCGTGGCCGACAACCAGCGCGGCATCGCTGCGGGACTGGCCGAGGCCGGGGCCGCCCTGGACCTGGGCGGACACGCCGACCTGACTCCGGAACGGGTTGCCGAAGCGCTCTCCCCCCTGCTCGGTGATGCCGCCGCCCGCACGGCCATGTCCAGCTCCGCGCGGCATTTGGTGGACGGCAAGGGCGCGGAGCGGGTGGCCGGTCTCATGGCGGCCATGTCCGGCGCGCGGTTCAGCGTGACCCGCCATTTGCGCCCCGTCCGTCCGGACGACGCCCGGGCTCTGTGGCGGCTGGCCAACGATCCGGACCTGCGGGCCAATTCCTTCTCTCCCGAGCCCATTCCCTGGGAGGACCACCAGGGCTGGTTCGCCCGGAAAATGGCCTCTCCGGACACACGCATCCACCTGCTGGAAATCCATGGCGTGCCCGCCGGATTTATCCGGCACGACCTGGAGGGCGGCCAAGCGGTCATCGACTACTGCGTGGCCCCGGCGTTCCGGGGGCTGCGCCTGGGCGAACGGCTGCTCACGGCCCGGGCCGCCGAGGTCTGTCGGGATCTGGGCGCGAAGGGGATTACCGGCGCGGTGCGCACTAACAACGCTCCTTCCCTCCGATGCTTCCAGCGGGCCGGTTTCGACCGTGGAGCCACCGAGACCGTGGACGGTGTGGAGTATGTGCGCTTCCGCCTCTCCCGTCCCGAGGAACTGGACTACGTGGTGGTCTCCTCGAGGCCATGGAACCGCCCGGTCTTCGACCACCTGGCGCGCCATCTTCCGGGGCGCTGGCATTACGTGGAGCGGCGCGAGGACCTGACTCCCGGAACCCTGGAGCGCATCAAGCCCAGGTATATTTTCTTCCTGCACTGGTCCTGGATCGTGGACGAGGCGGTCACGTCCAACCACGAGTGCGTGTGCTTCCACATGACGGACGTGCCTTACGGCCGTGGCGGCAGTCCGCTGCAAAACCTTATCGTCCGGGACCACGCCGGGACCATGCTCACCGCCCTGCGCATGGAGCGCGGGCTGGACACCGGCCCTGTCTATGCCAAACTGCCGCTGGACTTGGCCGGGCCGGCGCGCGCGATTTACGAGCGGGCCTCCTGGCTGGCCGCGGACATCGTGGCCCGCATGGTGGCTGTCCAGCCCAGGCCCGAGCCGCAGCAGGGGGAGCCCGAGGTCTTTTCCCGGAGGACCCCGGAGCAAAGCGAGCTGCCGCCGGACGCGACGCCGCGGGCTGTGTACGACCACATCCGCATGCTGGACGCGGACGGCTACCCGCGCGCCTTCGCGCGCCACGGGCGGCTGCGTTTCGAGTTCGAGAAGGCCCGCATCCGGAAGGGCGAGGTGGTGGCACGGGTGAGCATCACCTCCCGCAACCAGGAGGGAGAGGCATAA
- a CDS encoding acyl carrier protein, whose translation MEEKLYQIIANVMNVPADSIDKDSSPKTVAAWESLKHMNLLLAVEEAFGVTFTDEDIVEMEDARSILDKLSEKGAE comes from the coding sequence GTGGAAGAGAAGCTGTACCAGATTATCGCCAACGTCATGAACGTGCCTGCGGATTCCATTGACAAGGATTCTTCCCCCAAGACCGTGGCAGCGTGGGAATCGCTCAAGCACATGAACCTGCTGCTGGCTGTGGAGGAAGCCTTCGGCGTCACCTTTACGGATGAGGACATCGTGGAAATGGAGGACGCCCGGTCTATTCTCGACAAGCTTTCGGAAAAGGGGGCGGAGTAG